A region from the Canis lupus familiaris isolate Mischka breed German Shepherd chromosome 3, alternate assembly UU_Cfam_GSD_1.0, whole genome shotgun sequence genome encodes:
- the SOD3 gene encoding extracellular superoxide dismutase [Cu-Zn] isoform X2 — protein MSPAARCPPPAMLAPALLCAHLLLAAPASRAWPGAAPDEPEPQPQPQPEPGPGAVAAQLSDMHDKVTAIWQQLTQRAAEPGAPGSALHAACRVQPSASLDPAQPRVSGLVLFRQPAPGAPLEAFFHLDGFPAERNGSRRAIHVHRFGDLSPGCEAAGPHYNPRAAPHPHHPGDFGNFAVRDGRVRKHRGGLAASLAGPHSIVGRAVVVHAGEDDLGRGGDPASLDHGNAGRRLACCVVGVCGPLPWARAAREHAERRKRRRDSDCQAA, from the exons ATGTCGCCTGCAGCCAG GTGCCCGCCCCCGGCCATGCTGGCGCCCGCGCTGCTCTGCGCCCACCTGCTGCTGGCAGCCCCCGCCTCGCGCGCCTGGCCCGGCGCCGCCCCGGAcgagcccgagccccagccccagccccagcccgagcccgGCCCCGGCGCGGTGGCGGCGCAGCTCAGCGACATGCACGACAAAGTGACGGCCATCTGGCAGCAGCTGACGCAGCGCGCGGCCGAGCCGGGGGCCCCGGGCTCCGCGCTGCACGCCGCCTGCCGGGTGCAGCCGTCCGCCTCGCTGGACCCCGCGCAGCCGCGCGTGAGCGGCCTCGTGCTGTTCCGCCAGCCCGCGCCCGGCGCCCCGCTCGAGGCCTTCTTCCACCTGGACGGCTTCCCGGCCGAGCGCAACGGCTCCCGCCGCGCCATCCACGTGCACCGCTTCGGCGACCTGAGCCCGGGCTGCGAGGCCGCGGGGCCGCACTACAACCCGCGCGCCGCGCCGCACCCGCACCACCCCGGCGACTTCGGCAACTTCGCGGTGCGCGACGGCCGCGTCCGGAAGCACCGCGGCGGCCTGGCCGCCTCCCTCGCCGGCCCGCACTCCATCGTGGGCCGCGCCGTCGTGGTGCACGCGGGCGAGGACGACCTGGGCCGCGGCGGCGACCCCGCCAGCCTGGACCACGGCAACGCGGGCCGCCGCCTGGCCTGCTGCGTCGTCGGCGTGTGCGGGCCGCTGCCCTGGGCGCGCGCGGCGCGGGAGCACGCGGAGCGCAGGAAGCGGCGGCGGGACAGCGACTGCCAGGCGGCCTGA